In the Capsicum annuum cultivar UCD-10X-F1 unplaced genomic scaffold, UCD10Xv1.1 ctg71239, whole genome shotgun sequence genome, one interval contains:
- the LOC124894198 gene encoding ATP synthase epsilon chain, chloroplastic-like, translating into MLSTNSGQIGILPNDAPIATAVDIGILRIRLNNQWLTMALMGGFARIGNNEITILVNDVEKGSDIDTQEAQQTLEITKANVKKAEGRRQKIEANLALRRARTR; encoded by the coding sequence ATGTTATCTACTAATAGTGGTCAAATTGGCATATTACCAAATGACGCCCCTATTGCCACAGCTGTAGATATAGGGATTTTGCGAATACGCCTTAACAACCAATGGTTAACGATGGCTCTGATGGGTGGTTTTGCTAGAATAGGCAATAATGAGATCACTATTTTAGTAAATGATGTGGAGAAGGGTAGTGACATTGATACACAAGAAGCTCAGCAAACTCTTGAAATAACGAAGGCTAATGTGAAAAAGGCTGAAGGAAGGAGACAAAAAATTGAGGCAAATCTAGCTCTCCGACGAGCTAGAACACGG